The Rhopalosiphum maidis isolate BTI-1 chromosome 2, ASM367621v3, whole genome shotgun sequence genome segment ATAAGaacaatagtaaaatagtaaattgtttCAATTAATTGTAAGTTGCTTatgacaaattttttatgttaagagAACAAGCACAGTTGAGCAAATTAAAAAAGGCTTCtgcatttatgtttttgaaaatcaacaACAACGCAACTATAGTGAAGTGGCAAATAAGTGTcactacattttataatacaagtagGGAAATGTAGGTAACTGATCTGCTGTACGGTAGATGTTCAGAGTACTTCGTTATTGATTAAGTCACTGTAATGTATGtgttgaatttgaattcattaataaatcattgtaaacaAAAGATGATACTGAGCGAAAACAatttgctttaaaaaaaaaaaataataaataacatcattgtaaatgtaaaatcaTTAGAATCATCTATTCAGAATCTATTAAATGTACGTACTCGGATGTTTTAATTTGTCttgcttaaaaatgtttcgCGTTTACCACTTTATTCTTCAcatcttatacatttttcttctgCTTCttctacttaaaaaaaaaactaaatagaacattttttttatttaaaaaataaatgtaaatatgaaaTCGTACAGTGTGTTTTACAGATATTTAATAGTTGACACCAGAttcaagataatataattttactaataatcaCGGTTGTATATCTACAACCGTGATGGTTTCACACCAAATTGCGGTATGGAGACAGCTCAACCACGATACTACGATAGTACTATCTTAAATGGTGGGTTCAACTTTACTGAATCGGTATAATTCatgatattgattttatatttactaagtaTTTGTCAATGTCAAGTACTAAAGTTTAAAGCGActgatataattgtataaatttagaatgtacttactttattaaatattaattggtatCGTTCATATTGTTCATACACAATTTCCAATTTTCAAGTcaaaacaacttaaaatcaataatactcAAGATGAATGCTATAGATGTTTTAAAATCGAAGTATTCACTTCGTAATAGGCTTTCAGAAaagaataaacttataaaaattctattgGCTATTCAAGTTTCTTGTTGTACTGCGGAAAGATAATTTTAGCATCGCGGtggttaaaaacatttttgaggaCAACAATGTCTCAAAATCGTTTGAATAATCTAGCAATATTGCATATTCATAGGAATGAATATGCGGatcttttaaaacataatatatatttttattaataagaccAAAATTcgtcataaaaatacattttccataaaaatttttaaaattttttccaaTCTTAGTGTATTGTTGTTACATATACTAAGTTCATATGCATTTCAAATATTcttgtatattgtgtaaacgtatagttaattaaagtcaatttattaaatacataaaccatattacattaaatttcatacaatttatcaGTATTAATGAGGTATAAATATCCAAAAACTTTCAAATGAATTGAAAGTAGACCAGTCTAGgtaaaggtatataattatgtatcatGTATTATCAAGCATACGAATGGTCAAAGGCTTTACACACTTGTTTTTATAGGACAGATGGGTAACCTTGATCACCCtatgatgtttttaatttaagtacctatggGTAAGACAAtagattgtatgttttattgttactgAGACATCCAAATTTTTCCATTTCGACTTCAGTAGAATCAGTTCCACACCGGACCAGTGTACGTTATAATCGAccgttcaatatattatatgcattgaattattttttttcttattagaaACGGACTTTTCTTGATGAGATGGGTACTTGATATTTTagctaaatgtttatattattattttatctataaaaaaataataatctatagtaaattttgatttttttttctactctatttatagaaaattttaattttagattatttttttatgaatgtcgataaaaaaaatatcaatggtaaaaatgcttgaaaatgccatacaaaattcttaatattaatttcattcaccaattaaaaaacatttaaaataagcatttaaatttagaatttcgaTAAAATTCGTCAACAtttcgaaaattataaaacattttgttgttagaaaatagaaattcataacaaaatttattcttatacttatgatttgaaaatttaacactAGGTtctttatacgtttttaaacctaaataaaaaaaaaacatttactagaaagtcaaattaatttttatgactgtttgaactaaacatttttacgatATCGGATTCaactgtgtaataatattaataattaagtctTGGATTTAATAAATGCACTAAAATCATCGAAAATGTCCTATCCTAAAAATGCCCTTAAAAAAAGCATCTTACGACGAAAATTACCttaaaaatgatcaaatacatagataatatttttaattaactacatttaaactattaagttgtattatgtaaaaatacaatattatattatactcgtatattgataaatatactaagaaatgcgaaaaaataaaatctataaatttgtttacactgttctacaatatttttaaaaagttattattaaatcataacttatatacttaaataatataatatggtataaatatataatatgttattataataattaaacactaataatataataaatgtaaaattgtttgcaaaaattaaatcaaactaccgtaatacttaaaaaaaaataaatgactatATAAAAAAGCATATCATGataacagtataaatatactatacagtatataaaatataacatgaaatatatttagtagttTAGCCTGTCAAACCATTTCAGCTCAGAATCATTGTTTGTAAACattgataaatcattgattatttCAAGTTTAACAATCTATTTCAGTAACCCACTCAACACCTAATGTACTTATAACAGAACGGAACCCACTgcctacctttttttttcgtttttcttgattattatgaaacatttttgGAAGCATTTACTTTTGATTCCCTCAAGGCTCAAGCTACCaacgttatttaattttctatcagaAACGATCAtcgaagttgaaaattaaattatttttactgctcTTAAGGGTGATGATAGACACATTAAGAAGAACacacatcattataaataaaagacaTTCATTacttcattttaaattcaaacatttgtaaatttagCTATTTAAGCTTgcgtaatatttgattttaatttagttatcatTGCTGTTAGGAATGTGAATCTAGTGAGTATTTTGTCGGTCAAATAAATGTCTTAtacatttcttaataattggaaaaaaatggtaattttaacacataatcaatttattttattgtaattcataaacaaataactacgaatttttgaaaatttcactaaatgtttatattggaGTCCACACACATATGCATaggtattacatatattattcttattgagctatttcttttttttttttttaatatcgttGATTGAATTAGCAACCATTAATgattgtcataaaaaaatggcaaaattaataataatttgtgaaattataacttaaaatcattgttgtaatacaaaagtttttaatcattatagaAGAGTAGATAATAGtgcaattgtaaattgtataagctTAATGTAAGCcggttacaatatattttattattttataagaataaacaCAGTTGAGTAAATTAAATGAGtgcattaaatttgttttatattatgagtgGAGCAAAGAATACGTATATTTCGTAGCCCGTAGGTTATGACATAACGTTACATAACGTTGCATTgtataacatttgtttttacttttttatttttatgtctcTTTACAATATAAGTAGTATTAACACAAGATTTTTCAATCTTGAGAGTAGTTGGATAGCAAATTGGATCGACTCTGTACTTAAGAGAAGTTTTGAGAAATTAAATacttctgaaaataaaaaattcctagtacttttttttaataaatgaaaaataaacaacaaattaagGAAAAATAGAATTGTTACgcttaattagtttttaattaaattgattttttttattttgttgaaattcaaaaacgaattgtcgcagaaacttgaaattttcacaaagtgtatatattatcatttatcattttctaaataggtgtgatataattttttcaaaatattttgactcttgaaaaaattatagataattttgttttctataaatatcgaaCAAAAACCATTCGTTGGGtagaaattaaaagaaaatttttatttatactatgcatttgaattaagatttttaacaaaattggtcaaaattgaaaaaaaatggaaacttTTTATACTGAAaccataaaaaactaaaaaatatataaatacaattattttatttatattttaagttcaaattataacgaaattatttatttaaacgataaataacgatgttaattactttgttataatttaaaaacattattcgggGGAACGGGAacctataacttatattatcatgaattttactttatgcaataaagacattttttatttattttatgatattctttatttacactataaagtataaatttatttttacaattttacggTACATAcagaaatatgttattatattttgggttgtataagttaaaataatattattataataatttaatacgagGTGTGTTCAATAAATACCCAgacaaaatttattacaaattatatttaaaacttacaaactatttaaatgGATCACCTTCAAAATAGTGTCCTTTAGCTTTAATACAATACTCCCAACGGTCTTGCCACTTTTTGAAACATCTTTGAATTTCCTCCATAGTTATAGCCTTTAGCTCTTGTGTCGCGTTATGGATAGTTTCGTCAACGTCTTCGAATCTATGGCCTTTGAGGGTACTTTTTAGTCtcggaaacaaaaaaaaatcacacggAGCTAAGTCAGGTGAATATGGTAGGTGAGGTACCActggtatatttttagatgcCAAAAATTCACGTATGGAAAGTGCTGAATGCGCTAGTGCATTGTCATGGTGCAAAAATCATCACTTTGATTTCCACACTTCTGGTCTTTTACGGCGTACTTTCTCTCTTAATCTTTCTAATACTTGTTTATAGAACACTTGATTTATTGTCTGACCCGTAGGTACAAACTCATAATGAActaaaccaaaaaaatcaaaaaaaacaataagcaTTGCTTTGATGTTTGATTGGACCTGACGACATTTTTTTGGACGAGGTGAATTTGCGGTCTTCCATTTTGATGATTGCACTTTGGTTTCGGAATCATATCCATATACCCATATTTCATCACccgtaataattgatttaataaaatttggatCATTAGAAACCCGATTTTTTAGTTCTAAACACACTTCAATGCGATGTTCCATTAGCTCCTCCGTTAACAATTTTGGTACTAATTTTGCGGACACTCTTCATACCCAATTCATCTGATAAAATTGAATGACAAGTGCCAATTAATATACCAACTTCATTGGCTACTTCTCTAACAGTTAATCTTCGGTCGTTTCTAATTTTGTTTCGAACAAGATCAATGGTATCATTTGTTTTTGATGATGATGGACGCCCAGGACGATGATCATCTTCAATGGATATCCGAccttttttaaaacgtttgaaCCAGTCAAAAGTTACACAGCGGCTTAGTGAAACATCTCCAAAAGCCAATTTAATCAGTTCAAAAGTTTCCGTAGCATTTTTACcaattttgaaacaaaatttaatacacgCGCGTTGCTCCGTAATATTATCCATCGTAAAATCGCgattttatacaaaacgaCCAAATTTGAACACGTATTGTCGATGACTGATTTGagataatgattattagtatatactgAAATAATGGTCATTATCTCTAGTTTATTTTAGCATAACAACATTATCGATAACATTAAACgtttttctgaaataatttttgtctgGGTATTTATTGAACACACctcagtattaataatataataaatgcagtgttttatattttaatatatataggtctATTTTCTCTAAAAATTAGTTGTGACGGTAGTGTGGAATTCTCTTATGCTACATTGTGTAGATATTGCAATATTTCTCAATTGTGATcacataattcaaaattagtaggtatttatgatttttggtTAAGTATTTAAGTCTTTCGTCACTACCACCACTCTTCTCCATATTTCACTGTCAATAGTTAGCTCTTCACAGTTGGATATGTCTAATATAACAAGGTTTTTCTGTAGTTTGTTTATCTATCACAGTTTCAATTTACTCATCTTGTTCAGCTTTTGCTTTTCATTGTTGCCATTGTGTCTTAATCATTTatcatgtttataattttcccatttttctatattcttatttttccgTGTTTTGATTCCGTTATGgtccaaatatttttcttaatatcttCCTTTTGAATcttactatacattattcatCTTAATACTATCTTGATACTAAtttggattttaaaattggtttcAGAAATTAAGCAAAGAAACACGTTATTAACTGAAATAATCCTGTTCTGGATTTCTTTATCATTGTTAccctatgaatttattttctctcctgaatatttaaatttttctaccACGTAGTTTATCTTCATGCTAAAGAGTTAagccttatattttttaaatttgttttatgattttatttgtagGTCGTTATACCaatcgtaaattattttaaccattCACAATAATATGAGAATTAATGGACacttagttaaatataatattcatacgtGTCTTACAGCTGACAAATACAAATGATTATACTGTTactgttaaaatatctaaaagatattttcggtgatcaataaattgtattttacatttttataacttatgacCTATATAACCTTCCGCTAAATTGTCGTATTCAAACTGTATCtttcaataagaaaaatataatgtgtaaactAAATGGCCCTTGCTGCCAAAGTTAAaggacaattaaaaaaaaaaaaaaaatctaaaacaaatgTACTGCCccattagtatatttaaaaacaatgtataaagtaatataacttattatgtaAACGTGAAATTATTGTAGTGAAGAGAAAGTGCATAAAACTTAGccgactaataatattaactatgaaCTCAATTATCAATTTGAGCTATTGTAGATGATTCTGCATCATCTTTGAAATTAGCTCCCAGCtcttgaaaaattgttttttggtCTTGgcctgaaaatataataaattaataacacaattCTATTccattcaaataatttcaaaagcaTATACaactagtttaatattatgctaatcGGATATTAAGTTTGATacagtattaatttttctttggaaaatatataagctttcaaaatataaattcctcattttatttcttatgagAAAATATTGTGCTTGGTGCAACTCAatcatatagttatatgtctatatactataaaaaatacacgagtgttataacttataacgaTAGATACACGATAATACGTCATAATGTTTAACCAGGTGTGCTAAAACacctataatactattaaatttattaaatttttgattttatagttgactttataatttggtaaattatatttaaaaaaaagctatatatttgaatgatgaataaaaagatattataaaataattaaaaagttgcATACcttcaaacaatttaaatttctttttgaaAAAGTCTATATGGAACGGTACTATGTCTAaagagaaataattattattatttaatatttttattcaataacatacacaaatattaaataggtacttaaaattatgataaaaacgcagttatatttaatattcataacttagaatttaaaaaatgtatttcatattgtcattactcattgcaataagtatacaattaaaataaaaaacttcgttaattaaaaatcttactcatatttttcattctcaatacataaaaattatagcttTCACGTCTTAATAAATATGCTgtgaacataaatatataaaattgatgagtattttttatttaaaaatctgaaGGAATGTTttgattatgtatattataattaaattttaaattttactgagATTcttattgcataataataatttgaaactttttatttattttaaatttaaccaaattgatatttaaagaatcaatttttaataatattttagttttcctttttaaaaattaaatcaaataatgttttcCAATGTTTATTGATGTTAGATAAGATTTTTGTCTTTCtactatttgtaatattagatattttattgtatgtaatatatgtttgaaatgagataaaaataaatgcaaagaTTCCAGTTCTAttgtatcttaaaattatttaagttttattttaaaataatatatgttgcatctagttattataagtagtaaTATGCCGAGCGAACACcaattcaatgaaaaaaactGGCATGACCCAGTGTATTAAGCTGGCTGCCCCTTCGGTAGTAGGTACAATAGGGGCAACCGCACTGCTTTGGTTTGCGTTCGGCCATTAATGTAAGAATGTAGAATAGCATacgtgattttaaatttttcactcGATCTAAGCTCATCATTTTcactagaaataattttattaaaattcacaaaaatattataaacaactatcctatatacaaataaagtattagtaaccataagaaaacaaaataagtaatttactcCTCTACTCGTAATGAGTGAAATAACTAtaactacaataaataaaaatgtatgttgttatttaaaaaaataaaaacattttttaaatgttgttttattttaactggaaattatgtaaaaaaatacgtcaatagattttgaaataatgagagttgtttaataaaagaaacacTCAGTATAGAACCTTTCGACTGTACCTCATCATTGAGTGTCTTATGTTAGAAttcaatgattaataattgtatagaataata includes the following:
- the LOC113552585 gene encoding protein GVQW3-like yields the protein MDNITEQRACIKFCFKIGKNATETFELIKLAFGDVSLSRCVTFDWFKRFKKGRISIEDDHRPGRPSSSKTNDTIDLVRNKIRNDRRLTVREVANEVGILIGTCHSILSDELGMKSVRKISTKIVNGGANGTSH
- the LOC113552583 gene encoding uncharacterized protein LOC113552583; this encodes MEDRKFTSSKKMSSVHYEFVPTGQTINQVFYKQVLERLREKVRRKRPEVWKSKLKSTLKGHRFEDVDETIHNATQELKAITMEEIQRCFKKWQDRWEYCIKAKGHYFEGDPFK